The following proteins are co-located in the Longimicrobium sp. genome:
- the infA gene encoding translation initiation factor IF-1: MAKQETFQMEGVVTEVLPDRNYRVKLENGHEVLAYAAGRMSKFNIRVLEGDRVTLDISPYDLSRGRITYRHK, encoded by the coding sequence ATGGCCAAGCAGGAAACGTTTCAGATGGAAGGGGTGGTCACCGAGGTGCTCCCCGACCGCAACTACCGCGTGAAGCTGGAGAACGGGCACGAGGTGCTGGCCTACGCCGCCGGCCGCATGTCGAAGTTCAACATCCGCGTGCTCGAGGGCGACCGGGTGACGCTCGACATCTCGCCGTACGACCTGAGCCGCGGCCGCATCACCTACCGGCACAAGTAA